AGATGAAAAATCAATAGAGGTACTGCTGGACTCAGTTTACAGGGAAAACATTATAGAAAAGAAACTGCCTCCGGAAAAGATTAAAAGCTTGATTTTTGATATTTATAATACTGTTATAAAGACTCTCTGGGATTTAAATATTGAAATTGGAGAAGATTTACCGATTGAGGAACTGTTATTGAAGAATAATATTACGGTTACGTTTTCCAAGATAAAAGAAAAAATTGCTTCCGTCTGTAAAATTGTTAAATACGAATGGGAGAATAAGACCAAAAGAATTATTAATGAAATACTTGCTTTTATTGACGATAATATATCGGACTACAATCTCAATCTTGAAACTGTTGCAGATAAGTTTGGCAAATCAAGTAAGTATTTAAGCAAAATTTTTAAAGAAGAAACGAATAGCAATTTTTGGGACTATGTAAATTATAAAAGGGTAGAACTGGCAAAACAATATCTTAAGGGACAGGATATATCATATGCTTATAAAAAGGCCGGCTTTTGTTCCTTGAGCACGTTCATGCGCGTATTTAAAAAATATACAGGGATAACTCCGGGACAGTATAAAGAAATTTCCAAATGATGGTAACATTTTGATTTCAAAAAAAGAGGAAATTTGAATATTGAATAGAAAAATGAGAATGTAAAAAGCGGAATTTTAAGAATCGGGATGGAATTGTAAAGATTTACACCTGTTACCTTGCATAGTATTATTTCAAGCAAGGGGGAAAACGTGAATGAGTGTTACTTTAAAATCAGAGATAAATCATCTGAGTATAAACAAAAAGAGAATCTCTACTACATTTATAATAAGACAGTGGCAAAAAAATAAATATGTCTACATTATGGCTGTTCCTGTTCTGTTGTATTATATAATATTCCACTATTGGCCTATGTATGGAGCAATTATTGCTTTTAAGGATTTTTCGCCTAGCAAAGGTATACTTGGAAGCCCATGGTGCGGTTTTGACCATTTTGAGATGTTTTTTACAAGCTACTATATTGTACGACTAATAAGAAACACATTGCTTTTAAGTATATACAATATCATATTTTCATTTCCTGCTCCAATCATTCTGGCATTGATGCTTAATGAAGTCCGAAATAAATACTATAAAAGCCTTGTCCAGACAATCAGCTACTTGCCTCATTTTATATCTTTAGTTGTTATAATAGGCATGGTACTGGAATTCACTTCAAGAGAAGGGCTGATAAATGATATTATTGCCATATTTGGTATTGAGAGGATACCATTCATGATAGATACTAAATGGTTTAGATCGGTCTATATAGCCTCTGACATATGGCAGAGTGTAGGCTGGAATTCAATTATTTATCTTGCTGCATTATCCAATATTAATCCTAACCTATATGAAGCAGCAAATATTGACGGGGCAGGCAGATGGCGTCAGATGCTAAATGTAACGCTACCAGGAATTGCACCAACAGTTATAATATTGCTGATACTAAGAATAGGCAACCTTATGTCTGTAGGCTACGAAAAGATAATTCTGATGTACAATCCTACAATTTATGAAACAGCAGATGTGATTTCCAGCTTTGTTTACAGAAAAGGAATTCTGGAAATGAGTTACAGCTACTCTACAGCAATAGGCTTATTTAATTCCATTATAAATTTTTTGCTTCTTATTCTGGCAAATACTGTAAGTAGAAATGTAAGCGAGACCAGTCTTTGGTAGGAGGAATAAAAGAATGCAGAAGAGAAAAAGCATATCTGAAATTACTTTTGATACCATAAATCACTTTATTTTATTTTTGCTGGTTATAATAACCATATATCCTTTTCTTTATGTTTTATTTGCTTCTTTAAGTGACCCTTTGAAGGTATTGCAGGGCGGTTCACTTCTACTGTGGCCGCACGGGTTTAATCTGGACGCATATAAAATGGTTTTTAAAAATCCAATGGTCATGATAGGATACAGGAATACAATTATATATGTGGTCACAGGCACTGCAATAAATATGCTGTTGACTTCATTCGGTGCGTACGTATTATCCCGCAGAGATTTATACGGAAAAAGCTTCTTCATGTTTTTGATTGTATTTACAATGTTTTTTAGCGGAGGCTTGATCCCGCTATATCTTCTTGTAAACAAGCTTAATATGACAAACACGGTATGGGCTATGGTTATACCGGGTGCTATAAGTACCTGGAATCTTATTATAATGCGGACCTCTTTTGTAAGTATGCCGGAAAGTCTGGTTGAATCGGCGAAAATGGATGGAGCCAATGATTTTTATGTTTTGTTTAAAATTATTTTACCCCTGTCACTGCCCATAATTTCAGTAATGATACTTTTTTATGGAGTTTCGCACTGGAACAGCTGGTTTAATGCAATGATATTTTTGAGAAAAAGAGAATTATATCCCCTTCAACTCGTATTGAGGGAGATATTAATAAGTAACAGTACCGACTCAATGACCATTGGTATAACAGGTGATGTAGCTCCGGTAGCGGAAAATATAAAATATGCTACTGTCATGGTCGCTACCATCCCTATTTTGCTTATATATCCGTTTTTGCAGAAGTATTTTGTTAAAGGTGTAATGATAGGCGCAATTAAAGAATAGCTTTCGACAGATTGAATATTAAGAAAGGAGGGGCAATGCAAAAACACGTATAATCCGCACACATATAATCCCAAAGCTTACTTTATTATAAAAAATTATAAAAACAAATTATTTTAAAAGAGAGGAGATGTTTTTATGTTGTTGAGAAGGACTTTATATGCGCTATTGGCAGTATTGATGGTCGTGACATTAGTAACGGCATGTTCGGTGAAAAAGGACGTAGCCGGGGGAAGTACAGGGGATAATGCCCAGACTAATACGCAGGCGGGCAAGGATGATAAAAAAGGCACAGACACAGATGAGCTGGGACTTCCGATAGTAAAGGAACCTTTGACTCTTACTTATTTTGTCCCGCTTAATGCCAATGCTGCCGCTGTTGTCAAGAATTACGGAGAAATTGAGTGCATGAAGGTAATCAAGGAAAAGACAGGCATTGATATTGAGTGGCTGCACCCGCCGGCAGGACAGGAGGCGGAGCAATTTAACCTTATGATAAGCACCAATAACCTGCCCGATATGATTGAATATAACTGGACAAATTATGCGGGAGGACCAGAAAAAGCATTACAGGATGGTGTATTTATAAGGCTGAATGAAGTAATTGACAAGTACGCTCCCAATCTTAAGAAGATATTGAATGATAATCCCCAGGTTAAAAAGCAGGTAACCACGGATAGCGGCCTTATTTATACCTTCCCGTATTTGCAACTGGATCCGGAGCTGGAAGGGCCGTTCAGGGGGTTCCAGATAAGGAAGGACTGGCTGGATAAATTGAATTTGAAAATGCCGGAAACCATTGATGAGTGGTATGGTGTTTTAACGGCCTTCAAGAAAAATGACCCTAACGGCAATGGAAAAGATGACGAGATACCTTTTGGGGCGGTAGGCGGGTCCACAGGTTCTGAATTGAGAAATTTCATGACTGCCTGGGGAATGACAGCGGATTATGGAGGATGGTACAAGATAGATGATAAAATCCAGTTTGCTTTTTCGCAGCCTGAATACTTTGAGTTCCTAAAAACAATGGCAAAATGGTATAAAGAAGGATTAATAGATCCGGATTATGCCATCACTGATGCAAAAGCGTTTGATAGCAAGGTTACAACCAGTAGGATAGGTTCATATTTCGGATATCCGGCTTCACGCCTTGGGAGATATATGACTCTTATGGAGAAAGAAAATCCTAGTGTTAAGCTGGCAGGAGTTCCGTACCCTGTTTTAAAAAAGGGTGATAAACCTGTTGTAGGCCATAAAAACAATAATTTCATTGGTATAGGGACGGTAATAACAACGAAGAACAAGCATGTGGAAGAGTCTGCCAGGTGGCTTGATTTCAGGTTCAGCAAGGAAGGACACATGCTGTTGGATTATGGAATTGAAGGAAAGAGCTATATTATGAAAGACGGTGTTCCTGTATATACCGAGGAAATTACAAAGAATCCGGAGGGGCTACCTATTTCGCGTGCACTAGCAAAATATTGTATGGCATCCTGGGGAACCCCGAGGGTACATGATTTTCAAAGTGAAAAGCAGATGCAGGCCCGTCCTGAACAGGTTGAGGCTCTAAAAGTATGGTTCATACCTTCAAAAGACAGGAACCTGCCTCCCATTACGCAGAGCCCTGAAGAAAGTCAGAAATATGCAAAAATAATGAATGAAATCAATACCTTTATAAATGAAACAGAAAATAAAGTAATTATGGGTGTAATAGCAATAGAG
This Bacillota bacterium DNA region includes the following protein-coding sequences:
- a CDS encoding extracellular solute-binding protein, encoding MLLRRTLYALLAVLMVVTLVTACSVKKDVAGGSTGDNAQTNTQAGKDDKKGTDTDELGLPIVKEPLTLTYFVPLNANAAAVVKNYGEIECMKVIKEKTGIDIEWLHPPAGQEAEQFNLMISTNNLPDMIEYNWTNYAGGPEKALQDGVFIRLNEVIDKYAPNLKKILNDNPQVKKQVTTDSGLIYTFPYLQLDPELEGPFRGFQIRKDWLDKLNLKMPETIDEWYGVLTAFKKNDPNGNGKDDEIPFGAVGGSTGSELRNFMTAWGMTADYGGWYKIDDKIQFAFSQPEYFEFLKTMAKWYKEGLIDPDYAITDAKAFDSKVTTSRIGSYFGYPASRLGRYMTLMEKENPSVKLAGVPYPVLKKGDKPVVGHKNNNFIGIGTVITTKNKHVEESARWLDFRFSKEGHMLLDYGIEGKSYIMKDGVPVYTEEITKNPEGLPISRALAKYCMASWGTPRVHDFQSEKQMQARPEQVEALKVWFIPSKDRNLPPITQSPEESQKYAKIMNEINTFINETENKVIMGVIAIENFNFDEYVKTLKGMGLDEAIKIQQAALDRYNRR
- a CDS encoding carbohydrate ABC transporter permease, giving the protein MQKRKSISEITFDTINHFILFLLVIITIYPFLYVLFASLSDPLKVLQGGSLLLWPHGFNLDAYKMVFKNPMVMIGYRNTIIYVVTGTAINMLLTSFGAYVLSRRDLYGKSFFMFLIVFTMFFSGGLIPLYLLVNKLNMTNTVWAMVIPGAISTWNLIIMRTSFVSMPESLVESAKMDGANDFYVLFKIILPLSLPIISVMILFYGVSHWNSWFNAMIFLRKRELYPLQLVLREILISNSTDSMTIGITGDVAPVAENIKYATVMVATIPILLIYPFLQKYFVKGVMIGAIKE
- a CDS encoding sugar ABC transporter permease → MSVTLKSEINHLSINKKRISTTFIIRQWQKNKYVYIMAVPVLLYYIIFHYWPMYGAIIAFKDFSPSKGILGSPWCGFDHFEMFFTSYYIVRLIRNTLLLSIYNIIFSFPAPIILALMLNEVRNKYYKSLVQTISYLPHFISLVVIIGMVLEFTSREGLINDIIAIFGIERIPFMIDTKWFRSVYIASDIWQSVGWNSIIYLAALSNINPNLYEAANIDGAGRWRQMLNVTLPGIAPTVIILLILRIGNLMSVGYEKIILMYNPTIYETADVISSFVYRKGILEMSYSYSTAIGLFNSIINFLLLILANTVSRNVSETSLW